The sequence AATGCAGGATATAATATTTAAGTAACGAATGGGAGTCACCAAGAGATCAATTGTGCAGGTgctaaaataattatgaatgagacacaaaaattaaaaattggcaacagcaaatcaggaaaaaaaaataggatcctAGGAGATAATATAAGTCAGTTTGTCTATCTCAGAGTAGAGAATCTTGATGGGTTAGGAATTCTTTTATGGAAGCAAAGTTCTGCCTTCCACTTATGTTGTGGAgctggacaaaatatatgaaacactgTTTTCATTATTGGACAACTGGCAACACAGGGAAGGGATCctttagagaaaggaaacagatcaGGCGAGCACTGGGTCAGACCCAGGATTTGCAGGAACACATCAGACCACAGTGCAGGAAGGCAGTCTGATGCTAAAGTTGTCCCTGAGACAAGGATTCAGAGCACAGGGCTCAAGGCACCTGAAGAGGCTGCAACCGGGGGGGAGGTTCCAGAAGTTTCTGAAAGGTCCTTTGCCATCGACGTTTTGTTCAATACTGAGAATATTAAATTATGTATGTGGGATGAAACCACACAAGACAGAgtaatgaacagaaaaagacattttctcaGTCACCCTACACATTCCTTGCAACAGGGGTCTCTGCTTCACATAGTAGGTCGAGAACAGGCAGACTAATTCCATCAGCTTGTAACTGAAAGGGTGGTCCCTTCAGTGGCCATACTCGGCAGAAGACCCCAGACACTGGCAATGTGAGCTGGTTTTCTTAACGCTTTAGCCTCAGACTGGTGCACAAAGCCTCCACTCACATTCCTCAAAATGTAAGCTATACCTTCAACATCCACAGGGGCCAGGTAGATAAATTCTAAGACACTTGCACGTAACTGAAAGGCAGCtgggaaatgagagaagaaaggaaactttTCCTGTGAGTGACTTAACTCTCCCTGCTGTAACTTGTCAGTGAGGCACTAAATATATATCCTGCTCAGTCCCATGTTTGAACCCTTTCAACTAATTTCTCTAAGCAGTATTTTTCAGAACATCATCTTGGTTGTTTCAGAGAGATGACACTTGCTTTTTAAGTTCTTCgaagagtttaaaaatatttcagtttatttaaacattattgATTATGTGTATTGTGATCGTGCAAATATAAGCAATAATAATGAAGGGTATCTATTGTGCATTTATCATATCACAGGCACTTCCCTAAGCACTTTATCAATGTTAACTCATCTCATCTTTGCCACAAATCTATACATTCACTATTGTTGTGCTCCCGTTTGGCAGATGAGCTACCTGAGATACAAAGAGATTAAGTGAATTGTTCCAGATAAATTTCTAAGCCTAGTTTAAAGCCCAGTTTAACCTCACGCTTCTAAATTCCTCTATGCCAATTCCCTGGAGATAGGAAATGTAAAAGCCATGGAAAGGTAcacaaattaattaaattcaacaaaatgtgATGAATAtgttgagatgtaatttacaagTACTAAGGGAGTGTAAATAAAGAGCCTTTGGCTGAGCCATTTGGGCCAACGAAAAGCTTCCTAGAAGAGATGACATTGAAGTTGAGTCTGAAAACATGAGTAAGATGTTTCCAAGTTAGCCAAAGTAAAGGACATTCCAGGTAATGGGACCAGCATGAACAAAGACAGAGTATACTATAGGCACTGCTAAGGATGAAATCAattaaattctacaaaacatGTTGAAAACTCCCTGGCATGTGGTAAGCATTTGGGCCAGATTTATTACACTGTGCCCACAGTTATTAGCCTCCCTGTATCTACACTAGTTTCCTTGTAACTTTGCAGACCTTCCCTTTCTGAGTCTGGGAAGTCCTTGTGACTCACTTTGGCCGATAGAACGTGGTAGACACCCCGACAGAACGCCCGTTCTGAGCCTCTGCCTCAAGAGGTTTGTGCACTTTCATTTGCTCTCTGAGACACTTCTGCCATGAGAACAACCCTGGATTAGCATGCTGGACGACAGGCCACCAGGGAAAGAGCACCACCGTCCTATTCAAGATCATATCGGATCAGACTATAGCTAATCGaacccaaacacctgagatgtcCCAGAGAAGATCATAGAGCCACCCATCCACCTGAAGCTGACTGCAGATGTTTAAATGAGCTCAACTAAAAGTAGAAGTACACCCCAGCTGATCCATAAACTaacaattaaaacacacacacacacacacacacatatatatatatatgtgtgtgtgtatatatatatatatacatatatatatatatatatatagttttatgttACTGAGATTGCATGGTTGTTTCACAGCAAGAGCTAACAGATATGGGAttgaataataatagctatcattaTTTTTGGTCTGAAGAAATTCAGGATGTACAGGACATATAGTTTTAGtcagaaagatacagaaaatagtGTTGGAGAGGTACATACTGGCAACTACGGTGTGTTAAGTTAAGGAGCTCAGACTGAATACCATAAGCAATCTGCTGAAAACCCCAGAAGATGTAATGAAAGATATCaaataagacagagaaacaaaattcaaatcaGAAGAAAGTCAGGTTGGAGATCGAATATGGTGAACATTGATGTATCAGTGTTAGTTGAAACTAGGAGAGTAGATAACAGTACCCAAGTAATGCATGTGATGAGAAGAATGAGCCAAGGGTAGATCCTAGGTTTAAAAGGGCTTTTAGAAGACAGGAAATTATAGCAGCAAAAAGTGGACCAGGAAGTTAAGATTAGAGAAGTACCAAAATAATCATGATACCATGACATGATGGAAGTCAAGGAATAGAATTACCATGGAAAGAAAGTGGGATTTTTCTGGGAAAAGatgacttgagaaaaaaaaaatctttaaatcccatgccttcctttccaattttaaactataagaacaatttaaaataacaaaactatgGCTGGACCTAAGGAAAAAAACACctaaatttgaaacattttaaggaATGTCTTTAGACTTAGGTTCCATGAGGATTGGGGTTGTAACTCTCTCATTCAACTTTGTATCCATCAGTCATGGAACCTAGTATGCATTTAGTACACAATGtgttgaaagaagagaaaaaaggaaggaagaatggatgagaaggagggaggaagagaggaggagggagcattggggggaaggaaagacagaagggagggaggaaaagagggagactTTTGAAGGTTACTACTGGCTTTCTAAGTGCTAACAAGGGGTCATCAGTGatcataagaaagagaattaTTCTTCCCACATCAAGGATACTAAAATTAGAAAGCTTACAAAAATCCTCCAAAGGGAAggcaaataaaaagctttcaacATTTGCCAGAAGCAGAGTCAGCCAATTTGTTAAGTTACCAGGTCAAGTAAGACCTTTCTGTCCCCTGACCacttctcccacccctcccaacTGAGTCCTTATCTAAAATCTGGGGGAATCTAGACTCTATATGATctaagaatgagaagaaaattcaTGAAGCTTTCCAAGCACACACAAACATATCTTTTCTCTCgctatataaaattttaaggagCAACAAgagataagaattaaaaaaaaagttttattatatcTTGGTTACTTAAGAACCAATAATACTAAATATAATAATCAAATGACCGGATTCAAAGGTTTCAGAAATGAAACTGCAAGACACAAAATGAGGAATATCTTGAGTCTTCACTTAGAACATAAAACATAATTGCCTCTTGTAAATATGGCACTGAGAGCTCTGACGAATGTCTTCCTTGGGACTTAACTATTTATTCTGCCACCTCTTTCTATGTAAGAGTCTTGGGCATCTTTGATGGGACATGATAACAGTTGGTCTTCAGTTGGTAGAAATGTTTCACATACTCATGACGTTCATTGGATTCTTTTCTCATTAGCCTGTATCACTTAAAGTAATCACTTAAAGTACTTCTTGGTGCCAACTTGATGGGAATTATAAACTCAGATACTGAAATAGAATCACATGACGGTACTTAAATATGAGATCGTGATGCGGTGTGGTGCTGTATGCATCACACGCCTCAATTACGTCATCTTCAAAAATGCAAATACGTATTTTAAAACATCCTCCTACAAAACCAAAAGACCAAAATTGACAAGCACTGAGGCAGCCTTTCCCATCCTGGATTCTTCCAGGGAATCTGAAACTGGATTTTTCAGACACTATTCAGAGgcaaaaaagaaactgttttcaTGATGCCCAAATACACATGACAGCCAGGAAAGCTAAGCCAAGCTAGGTCAATGTTATAGAGATACCctgaaattgcattttttttcctccaaacgTTCAGATACCCAAAAAGTGGTTCTCCAAATATAAAAAGAGCAAAGCTTCTTCTCTCCtcaccttttatttctcttcattgttCATTGTGCATTGTTCTCTAACCCCTCTTCTATCCTATATCCCTCCACATATTCCTGCTGCCAACCACCTCACTGCCTCTTCTCTCTGAAGATCATGGGGACAGACAGCCTGACAAAAAGCAGATACCGCCCATCACTGCCAAGTGTAAAACTCTCCTTCTCCCACCATTCACAGAACTTTGAGAGTGTTTTCCAGGGACAGTCCAGGTTTTCAGTGAGGTTTCCAGCTTTTCGTGGAGTTTGAGGGTCCATCCATGTAGGTGCCCCAGTGAGTCAGGCTCAGGAACAGATTCCACCATAGAATTTTCTCAGAACATCTTCTGCAAGTCCCAGGTTGTCAAGACCGCTACCTCCATTTCTAGGTTCCAGTTCCATATGGATTAGCTCCATGTCCAAGTTCTTGAGGACCAgaataaaatctggaaaaagaattggtgtgtgcacacacatacacacactacacAATCATGCTGCCACTAGACAGTACATTTCTTtctaaatacaaatacaaatttgtACAGGAAGTGAGATTATCATGAAAACATGGCCAGATGTCAACTAAGGACCAGCTTAAGTTGTTCAAAATGGTTACAAACTTCAAGTAATCCTATTCTAATGCACTCCTTTCAGAAAAAGGGATATGTACTTTTTTGTATTTATCActattaatacaaataaatatatgcaatatGAGTACAATTAAAATTTCTCAATTGTTTTTCCCCCAAtgagaaaattttacttttcctgtCCATGAAGGAAAATCAAGCTTTTAAGGAAATATACATTAGAATCCCTGAATATCCTGTATCAACAGAAGTCATACTTTGCTACACCATAACTTTTTCATGGCATTTTTCACTTCAACATTCCTCAGGGTATAGATCAGAGGGTTGAGCAAGGGCGTCCCAATTGTATAAAACACAGCCACCATCTTGTCTATTGGAAATGTGGTTGGGGGGCGtgtgtatatgaatatacatGGACCAAAAAATAGGACAACCACAATAAAGTGGGAGGTGCAGGTGGAAAGGGCTTTTCGCCTTCCTTCAGCACTGTGGTTTCGCAGAGAGTACAAGATAACAACATAGGACATAAGCAGGATTATGAAACTCACCGTGCATATGGCCCCACTGTTGGAAACAACTAGCAAATTTATCACGTAAGTGTCCATACAGGCAAGTTTCAACAAGGGCTGCAAGTCACAGAAATAGTGGTCAATCACGTTGGGGCCACAGAAAGGCAATCTCAAGGCCAGGAAAATTTGTGCCGAAGAGTGGATACAGGATCCCACCCAGCTCAAAATCATCAGTACACTGCAGACATGCTGGCTCATGATGGTTGTGTATCTCAAGGGCTTACAAATAGCTATGTAGCGATCAAAAGCCATGAGGATGAGCACGAAGATTTCCAGGCACCCAAAGAAATGAGCTGCAAAGACCTGAGTCATGCACTCATTGTACGAAATGGTATTCTTCTGAGTAATGGCACCCACAATCAATCTGGGAGCTATGGTTGTAGAGAGGCAAGCATCAGAAAACGACAGATAGAataggaagaagtacatgggacTCCCAAGGGTCTTGCTTATTTTAATAGTCACCAAAATGAGAAAGTTCCCCAACAGTGTCGCAAGGTAAAGAATCAAGAAGACCCCAAATACTGCCTTCTGCTTTCCTGCATCCTGTGTCAACCCAAAGAGAATGAATTCAGTCACACTGCTATTCATCGTAATTCTACTGGCTGAAAGTAAGGTGCAGTTGAGGACAAGGGCTGAatctgcaaagagaagaaaagaagtgacAGCTTTGGAAGATCGGTGGGTTGAACTCTGAATGCCTTGCTTTGCTCCATGTTATGTTACCTCTGACTGCCTTCAATCCTCTATGACTCTTGGTAAATCCGCAGATGCCCAAGCCTCTCCCAGATCTATCTGTCGATTCAGAAGCTAACTTCCTTGGATCAAAGCCTTTGCATTTGGGGAGGTAAAattaaatgtcctttaaaaattcaattcctaCCAAGATAGAAAACTGCAGCACTTGAACTttccttgggcaagtgacttatcTCGCTGGAAATTTAGCCTTCATATGAAAAATACAGTGCAAATATTTGCCTTACCTGATCCTGAGTTTCCATaagaattaaacatatttttatgcacacatatagacacatatatttcACGTGTTATGCATTTGATCTACATGCTTTGAATTCTGAAAAACACTATTCCACTATAATTAAGCACTCATACTGTTGAGGAGTCCCTcttgatgaaaatattctcagtTCAGTTCACTCATTTTTGGGTCTCTGACCCCTTCATCTGACCCCGTCAATATCTTGGATGAAATATGATTTACAAAAATCTATTTTCACAGTCTTTTACTTACACCTCTCGTGTTCAATGTCAACTTCCCTGATGCATTATATGACAAATGTCAGGACAACTTTGAGGTTGGCATAATTGAGGAAAATCGTTTACCTTCTTGGCTGTACTGTTGAACTTAACTCATTACATTATTGAGCATCTCGGCCTATGAATTCAACATGCTATAAAATTCCTAATGATGCCTATAATCTAAATTGTGTTTTTACTCCGAGTTGTTCCTTTTTACTCTGAATTCATTAGGATACTTCTAAAAATATCATctgaatattattccataatTCCAACATACTATGTTATGATTGTTCTATTTCAAGTTCTGGTTCCTAGCACGTATAGTTTGTCATTGAAATCATCATATAATAACATTTTGTGTCCTGATTTTGACTTGGAATTATTATAACACTTCTTCCCATGTTATTATAGTTTTCATTAGTTTCATTGTTAATTTAATTATGTAACACtgtataaatttttataagtGGCATCTTTTTGACCATTTGTCCTTTGAGATATTTATATTGCTTCCAATTGTCACTCACATAGATAACAACTCAGAGTAATATCCCAAGTATGATATTGCCATCCCAAAGCTAGAGATTATCATTGCtatttataatcattaaaaacgtttttcaatattttgtgtCTATTTGTTAgctatattttattatagaataaTTCATGATTAACATTAATTATCCAAATTACacaggaaaatgagagaagaaaattaaaatttgtctCCAGTTTATTGAATCTATAATCCTACTCTCCAGAAATAACTACTTTTGGTTTCTTCTATGCCATTTAAGAAAGATCCTATcagtatatttacatatgtgtgtatttctACATCTTTTTACTATGTACAAATATGGTCAATATTTCAAGGTTGATGATTTTGCAGAAAAGCTGATGAACATGACGACAAacaaaaaggttttgttttgacAGGATCTGATTCTCTCCTTTGGTTAACagaaaaaattgtattaaaatatgcatatacatttttgACCCCAACCACATTTTACATTGTTGCCACAATTTTCATGAAAATAGTGTTCTTTTGAGAATGCTTTATCTTTGTTCAGTTCATATTTTGCAATCATGATATTTTATCTGGGATGGCTATTCATCTAGAAAAATAACTACGTTTTTTTATTCAATGACACGGTTGCTGCAGTCAGAtgtcttgggttcaaatcccagctccactatTTACTACCTTGGGAAAGCCACTTTAAACATAACCAGGGTTACTCTGCAGATGAACTGAGAAAAAGACCCAGCATATAATAAGTGAGAATTGTGTAAGTCCCAGCCTCTGCTACTTTCcctattctgattttattttttcccttttctgtgacttttttttcccttttcttattaCAAGCTACCAATTTCCCCATTCTCCTTTAGCCtttttcccaacattttaaaattacactatCTATGCACTTCTCTCATAATTCCATAGTTatctttcatttgaaatattGAATCCCAATTATCTGGATTCTTTTATTGTAAAGAATGGGCAGAATACTTGCTCTTATTGACTTTTGAGTTTTAAGACACATGTAGATGCAATACTACATCTGTACCACTGTTTTGCACACTAGTTTCCTTCCCCCAGTGGCTGAAACCATCTCGGCACTGTGGTTCCTGCTAATTTGCTCGCGGTGATCAGAAGCTGGGAATGGCAACTCCAAACATCGTtcataaatactaaaaaacaggggcgcctgggtggctcagttggttgagcgcccgactttggctcaggtcatgatctcacggttcgtgagttcaagccccgcattgggctctgtgctgacagcttagagcctagagcctgcttcaaattctgtgtctccctctctctctgcccctcccattagcgctctgtccctctctgtctttcaaaaatgaataagtgttaaaataaataaataaatgctaaaaccAAATACAAAGTGCAAACAGTTTCCCTATATGTGACCCATGATGACAtgagagtagaaataaaatatacccTTGGTTGTAAAGAGTTCGTGATCCAAAGATATGAAAATCAGAGGGGTGAGAGCATTTGACATGAAAGAAACCAACCAAAGTTTTAATGGAGATCATGGAACAAATAGAGAAGATCCATATGAAACCGATGGTTTAGACTGATTCTAGTGTCACAGCAGAAAAACTCGGAAAAGTAAGGTTTCCTCTCTGCCAAAGGCCATGGAAGCCACATTATGAACTTTGAACATGGTTTTGCAGTCAAGTATGAGATTTGAGGATATACAAGATATGAGAGCtgattttattaagatttattcAGCACCTAAGAACAGAATCATTCAGCTGTTTATCAAAATTTAATCATCTGGTTTTTCTAAGTTTAGTCTAGTTGGATTTGGGCTTATCTGGAATGAAGTGCCTTCTCCCTTCAAGATGTCAGGGTTGTGCTGAAGACATCCATCTTTGAATTCCCTGCACTTAGAAACTCAATGGGCAGCATACAGGTGGATCCACTGTGGCCCCAACAGAAAGAAGATTGGCCCACCAGGCATCCCAAGTATGATTCAATGGTGCCTCCAgacctgtcccttcccctctcagaGAAGGAGCAGATGGGCTCCCTCTCAGCTGTctctgtggggggcggggaggaggtaGCAAAATCACACAACTCCTCTCAGCTTTAATAGgatcattttgttgttgttgcctttgACTTTGTTCTTGGTGTTAAGACTTTAGTTTTGTAGAGCAGTGTTAGATTCACAGCAACACCAACACACAGGTACAGAGATTCTCCATGTGGTCCCTAGCCCCCCACACAAATATCACTCCTgccattatcaacatctccctCCAGAATGGCACATTTCTCGGAACTGAGGAGCCTACTGTGACACATCCttatcacccagagtccacaGTTTACCCcaaggttcactcttggtgtggtACATTCTATGGTTTGGATAAACATTAATCACAGACATCCATCATCgtaatatcatacagaatattttcactgatcTAAAAACAGGATCAGTTTAGATTCTCAAAACATGAgatataaaaattcctttcacACAGTGTCTAATACTCATTAAGTTCTAAATAAAATGGCTCACACCATTTTGTTGGAGAAAACTAACACGTTGAGGGCGATATCTATGTGACTTTTCATTGTGAGTATTATTAGCTCATACACAGCATGAAATTGGACTGGTATCTCATAAACCAGTCAGTATTACAAATGGCCTGTCCTGGCATTCATTAAGTGGGCCCACTATGTTTCTGAATGGAAAGAAAGGACACAATTTCAGATCTTCCCTCTTACCCTCACTCTCcgtcctctccctctttttaccTCCTTGCTCcaacttgaaaaggaaaagcgGGCATTCGAAAAATATGGTGAATCATAAATTCTAATTCAATGGTTACTGTGGTTTTCAAGTGCAAAGGCTCAAACTCTGTGCCATAGTCTTGCTTACCACCTTTCCTCCGGTGCTTCTGCTCATGTGTGTTCCAGCCATGCCTGACACTTGCTGTCCCTCATGAATATGTCCTGACCATCTCATTCCCtacattttcaatgtttcttaGTGGCTAAATGACCTTCCTCTGAAACAACTTCCACTCTCCGTTGCTACCTGTGTCTAGAGTACCCAATTCACCCTCTCAGCAAAGCTTTCCAGGTTTTCCCAAACTTCCAGTGTTAAAATCTGTGATCGTGCAACCCTTGATTAGAGccatccttccttttccctttaatatttttgttcattggATTTTATATCTCATGAGGCAGGTTCACATTGTCTATTTTGTGCACTTCTGGCCAGTCTGGGAGGCAGGTTAGGAGAGAGCAGTCAGAAAGAAACCAGTACCAGGATTGCAAGCCTTTTTTTCTCATGGCAATCTCTCCCTCTGCAGCTAGAGGTAGCCTTCGTCTTatcagcttttcttttaaaacacctaatttggggtgcctgggtggtt is a genomic window of Acinonyx jubatus isolate Ajub_Pintada_27869175 chromosome D1, VMU_Ajub_asm_v1.0, whole genome shotgun sequence containing:
- the LOC106986239 gene encoding olfactory receptor 4C11-like, with translation MNSSVTEFILFGLTQDAGKQKAVFGVFLILYLATLLGNFLILVTIKISKTLGSPMYFFLFYLSFSDACLSTTIAPRLIVGAITQKNTISYNECMTQVFAAHFFGCLEIFVLILMAFDRYIAICKPLRYTTIMSQHVCSVLMILSWVGSCIHSSAQIFLALRLPFCGPNVIDHYFCDLQPLLKLACMDTYVINLLVVSNSGAICTVSFIILLMSYVVILYSLRNHSAEGRRKALSTCTSHFIVVVLFFGPCIFIYTRPPTTFPIDKMVAVFYTIGTPLLNPLIYTLRNVEVKNAMKKLWCSKV